A window of Luteolibacter sp. Y139 genomic DNA:
ATCAGGTGAAGAGGTCCGGGAGCAGTCAGAACGGCACGGACCACGACGTTCGCAAGCGCCAGTAATCCGAGCAGATTCCAGATCACAGCGAGCTGTCGTCCCCGTTCCCAGTGGGAGGAAAGCCATGCAACGATCAGTGCCGTGGCTCCCACGTAAATGTCCACGTTCGCACCGGAATACGTCAGCATCCTCGGCACGATCCCGTCGAGCCAGAGCTGGTGAATGAACAACTCGACGATCACCCGGGAACTCTGGAGCGCCATCAAGACTGTGAGCGGCACCGCTACGAGATTACCCCCTAGTGTCCGCACCACGAAGACGGCCAAGAAGAGCAACACCGGAACGAAGAGGAATACCACCCCAGGCAGCTTCATGTCGGTATTCCGGATGACACCAGCATGGCCGATCAAGCCGACGTAGGCCAGCCACGCGGCCAAGGCGACGGTGGCGATGATCGCAAAGCGATTGCTCAAGCTCCGCCAGATCAACCAGCCGGTGACGACCGCCATCGCGGCCACGAACAGAAGGAAGAGAGTCGTTGTCATATCCTCAGAGGTTGGAAGGACCCGTCGTGGCTACCGTCTCGACCACTCCGGTCGAGACGTCGTAAACCATGCCGGTAATGATTACCCCGGCCGGAAGTTGGGGATTTGACTTCAGCGCGGCCACGTCGAGAGCCACGGAGCGATAGGGATCGGTGATCGCCAGCTCATCAAGGCCGCTGGCCTCCACGCCGAAGTGCTTGGCTAGGATCTCAGGCGAGTGGACCAGACAATTGATCCCACAGTCGGTGTGATGCAGCACTATGAGGTTCCAGCCCTCCCCCATCTCGGCACCATTCGATCGGGATACCGTGCGCAGCATGGCCATGGTCTGGAGCGTCGAGGGAAAGATCCGGCCGCCCACATTGCGGATCACGGCCGCCTCTCCGGGAGCCAATCCGAAAAGAGCGCTTGGATCCACACGCGGG
This region includes:
- a CDS encoding carbonic anhydrase, whose protein sequence is MNAVEELTRRNSAFAASRFIAGLKMMPSLKTTIIGCVDPRVDPSALFGLAPGEAAVIRNVGGRIFPSTLQTMAMLRTVSRSNGAEMGEGWNLIVLHHTDCGINCLVHSPEILAKHFGVEASGLDELAITDPYRSVALDVAALKSNPQLPAGVIITGMVYDVSTGVVETVATTGPSNL